In a genomic window of Akkermansia massiliensis:
- the queF gene encoding preQ(1) synthase produces the protein MSEPLTLLGSQSSFFTSPDDAKLESFPNRGTRPYTITLDTHEFSSLCPVTGQPDSCHLTITYVPDEKCVETKSLKYYLASYRNYPAFNEQIVNRITDDLAAAISPRWLKVEGRFSPRGGIQLTAMAEHNPENRPL, from the coding sequence GTCCGAACCTCTGACTCTACTCGGCTCACAAAGCTCCTTCTTCACCAGCCCTGACGACGCCAAGCTGGAATCCTTCCCCAACCGCGGCACGCGTCCCTACACCATCACGCTGGACACCCATGAATTCTCCTCCCTCTGCCCCGTCACCGGGCAGCCGGACTCCTGCCACCTGACGATCACCTACGTTCCGGATGAAAAGTGCGTGGAAACCAAATCCCTCAAATACTACCTGGCCTCCTACCGCAACTACCCGGCCTTCAACGAACAGATCGTCAACCGCATCACGGATGACCTGGCAGCCGCCATCTCCCCGCGGTGGCTGAAAGTAGAAGGCCGTTTCTCCCCCCGCGGCGGCATCCAGCTGACCGCCATGGCGGAGCACAACCCGGAAAACCGCCCCCTCTGA
- a CDS encoding GNAT family N-acetyltransferase, with translation MNHGNIEFRKVSGFKRGTLFELLSDAYSFDGRWEDCCGADWKEFDDFFFDNPQIADRYGFITVLNGKAAGLASWDPRKMPEYVEIGHNCIITSCKGHGYGRMQLREALQRIVKRGAKRIIVTTNGRSVPARRMYEGAGFKVCGKRRNESHTAFFGDYIDYEMMLP, from the coding sequence ATGAACCACGGAAACATTGAATTCAGGAAAGTAAGCGGCTTTAAGCGGGGAACGTTGTTTGAATTACTGTCGGACGCCTATTCCTTTGACGGGAGATGGGAAGATTGTTGCGGTGCAGACTGGAAGGAGTTTGATGATTTTTTCTTTGATAACCCGCAGATTGCGGACCGATACGGTTTTATAACCGTCTTGAATGGCAAGGCCGCCGGGCTGGCGTCGTGGGACCCGAGGAAGATGCCCGAATATGTGGAGATAGGCCACAACTGCATCATCACCTCCTGCAAGGGCCATGGGTATGGCAGGATGCAGCTCCGGGAGGCGCTTCAAAGAATCGTGAAAAGGGGGGCGAAAAGAATCATTGTGACCACGAATGGCCGCTCGGTTCCCGCCCGGCGGATGTATGAAGGCGCAGGTTTCAAGGTTTGCGGGAAAAGGAGGAACGAAAGCCATACCGCCTTTTTCGGGGACTACATTGATTATGAAATGATGCTGCCCTAA
- the queC gene encoding 7-cyano-7-deazaguanine synthase QueC — MDKTETAVLLSGGLDSSVALHWAHRNHRVRVALSFDYASNHAERELECAAWQAASLGIEHRVIDISPISAHLKSALLSGADDIPDGSYDEELMKQTVVPFRNGIFLSIAAGVAESCGAQQLVIAAHSGDHSIYPDCREEFMAAMTEAVRLGTYAGLGILRPFIRTSKGGIAAMGHELGVDFSRTYSCYKGGPVHCGACSTCVERREAFREAGIPDPTVYAPAAQRPNTGD; from the coding sequence ATGGATAAGACGGAAACCGCCGTACTGCTCAGCGGGGGGCTGGACTCCAGCGTAGCCCTGCACTGGGCGCACCGGAACCACCGCGTGCGGGTGGCCCTCAGCTTTGACTACGCCTCCAACCACGCGGAACGGGAGCTGGAATGCGCCGCCTGGCAGGCCGCCAGCCTGGGCATAGAGCACCGCGTGATTGACATCTCCCCCATCTCCGCCCATTTGAAATCCGCCCTCCTCTCCGGCGCGGACGACATCCCGGACGGCTCCTATGACGAGGAGCTGATGAAGCAGACCGTCGTCCCCTTCCGCAACGGCATCTTCCTGTCCATCGCGGCCGGGGTGGCGGAAAGCTGCGGAGCGCAGCAGCTTGTCATTGCCGCCCATTCCGGGGACCACAGCATTTACCCGGACTGCCGGGAGGAATTCATGGCCGCCATGACGGAGGCCGTCCGCCTGGGGACCTATGCCGGGCTGGGCATCCTGCGTCCCTTCATCCGCACGTCCAAGGGCGGCATCGCCGCCATGGGCCATGAACTGGGCGTGGACTTCTCCCGCACCTACTCCTGCTACAAGGGAGGTCCCGTCCACTGCGGCGCCTGCTCCACCTGCGTGGAGCGCCGGGAAGCCTTCAGGGAAGCCGGAATCCCGGACCCGACGGTTTATGCGCCTGCGGCGCAGCGACCAAATACCGGGGATTAA
- the icd gene encoding NADP-dependent isocitrate dehydrogenase → MANLTFTPPTDGAAVTMQNGRLCVPDRPIIPFIIGDGTGPEIWAAASRVIDAAVKKAYQGKRSIAWYEVFAGQKSFDNLGTWLPNETVEAFRTYLVGIKGPLTTPVGGGIRSLNVTLRQDLDLFVCLRPVRYFNGIETPVKAPEKVDMVVFRENTEDIYAGIEFKEGSEDAKLFFDTMSRIFPERMKKVRFPESSGFGIKPVSREGTERLVRAAIDYAVENGRKSVTLVHKGNIMKFTEGGFRDWGYDVARREYGAQPIGDGPWLKLPNGIVIKDCIADAFLQEILLHPENFDVVATLNLNGDYISDALAAQVGGIGIAPGGNINYLTGHSIFEATHGTGPKLAGLDKANPSSVILSAEMMLRYMGWTEAADLLIQAIDQVISAKTVTFDLAEMIPGSTELSCSAYGDKLVEALS, encoded by the coding sequence ATGGCCAATTTAACATTCACCCCTCCCACGGACGGCGCAGCCGTCACCATGCAGAACGGCAGGCTTTGCGTTCCGGACAGGCCCATCATTCCCTTCATCATCGGTGACGGAACCGGGCCTGAAATCTGGGCGGCGGCTTCCCGGGTGATTGACGCGGCCGTGAAGAAAGCTTACCAGGGCAAGCGTTCCATTGCCTGGTATGAAGTTTTTGCCGGGCAGAAGTCCTTTGACAACCTGGGTACATGGCTCCCGAATGAGACGGTGGAAGCCTTCCGGACCTACCTGGTCGGCATCAAGGGCCCCCTCACCACCCCCGTGGGCGGCGGCATCCGCAGCCTGAACGTTACGCTGCGTCAGGATCTGGACCTGTTCGTCTGCCTGCGCCCGGTGCGCTATTTCAACGGCATTGAAACTCCCGTGAAGGCTCCGGAAAAGGTGGACATGGTCGTTTTCCGCGAGAATACGGAAGACATTTACGCCGGCATCGAATTCAAGGAAGGGTCCGAGGACGCCAAACTGTTTTTCGACACCATGAGCCGCATCTTCCCGGAGCGCATGAAGAAGGTGCGCTTCCCGGAGAGCTCCGGCTTCGGCATCAAGCCCGTTTCCCGTGAAGGCACGGAGCGCCTGGTGCGCGCCGCCATTGATTACGCCGTGGAGAACGGCCGCAAGAGCGTCACGCTGGTTCACAAGGGCAATATCATGAAGTTCACGGAAGGCGGCTTCCGCGACTGGGGGTACGACGTCGCGCGCCGGGAATACGGCGCCCAGCCCATCGGAGACGGCCCCTGGCTGAAGCTTCCCAACGGAATCGTGATCAAGGATTGCATTGCGGACGCCTTCCTTCAGGAAATCCTGCTTCATCCGGAGAATTTCGACGTGGTTGCCACGCTAAACCTGAACGGGGACTATATTTCCGACGCCCTGGCGGCGCAGGTAGGCGGCATCGGCATCGCGCCCGGCGGCAACATCAATTACCTGACGGGCCATTCCATTTTTGAAGCCACGCACGGCACCGGGCCCAAACTGGCCGGACTGGACAAGGCCAACCCCAGCTCCGTCATCCTGTCCGCGGAAATGATGCTGCGCTACATGGGCTGGACGGAAGCGGCAGACCTGCTGATTCAGGCCATTGACCAAGTGATTTCCGCAAAAACGGTCACGTTCGACCTCGCGGAAATGATTCCCGGTTCCACGGAGCTTTCCTGCTCCGCCTACGGCGACAAGCTGGTGGAAGCCCTGAGCTGA
- the tmk gene encoding dTMP kinase: MSFTGERKGRLIVFEGIDGTGKSTHIGQLRKYLEGKGLEVVQSFEPTRGPWGRMLRDSAVTGRLSVEDEVELFLKDRREHVETLIAPALARGAWVLLDRYYLSMMAYQGARGVDTSVIRAANEEFAPVPDAVVWLDIPVSVALERIGSRGERDAFETEAGLTACRNVFASIHEPWMLRVDADAGKEEVAARVRKALSGNFPEVISE; this comes from the coding sequence ATGAGTTTTACCGGAGAGAGAAAAGGCCGCCTGATCGTCTTTGAAGGCATAGACGGCACGGGCAAGTCCACCCACATCGGCCAGTTGCGGAAGTATCTGGAGGGGAAGGGGCTGGAAGTGGTGCAGAGCTTTGAGCCCACGCGCGGGCCGTGGGGCCGGATGTTGCGGGATTCCGCCGTGACGGGGCGCCTTTCCGTAGAGGATGAGGTAGAATTATTCCTGAAAGACAGGCGGGAGCATGTGGAGACGCTGATCGCCCCTGCGCTGGCGCGCGGCGCGTGGGTGTTGCTGGACCGCTATTACCTTTCCATGATGGCTTACCAGGGCGCGCGTGGGGTGGATACTTCCGTCATCCGCGCTGCCAATGAAGAGTTTGCCCCGGTGCCGGACGCCGTGGTCTGGCTGGATATTCCCGTTTCCGTGGCTCTGGAACGCATCGGGAGCCGCGGAGAACGCGATGCCTTTGAGACGGAAGCGGGCCTGACGGCCTGCCGCAACGTGTTCGCCTCCATCCATGAACCCTGGATGCTCCGCGTGGACGCGGACGCCGGGAAGGAGGAAGTGGCGGCAAGAGTGCGGAAGGCCCTTTCCGGGAATTTTCCCGAAGTGATTAGTGAATAG
- a CDS encoding MBL fold metallo-hydrolase has protein sequence MISFTNISGAEEIGANCYLLEMDGTRIVLDSGMHPKREGMAAMPDFDSMEPNSVEAVFLSHSHLDHLGTLPVLQEKQPAAEVFMTPAAAALSEVMLHNSVNVMSAKRLDLGIVEYPFFTHNDLDRLSDAWHAKSCNEVFRVGFRQNVLATFYDAGHILGSAGVMLEGESGHTVFYTGDVQFEDQSMIPGADFPESGVDTLIMECTRGGFQRSAHYSRPEEMVRFGKAIAETLERGGAVLIPVFAIGKSQEMLFNIHRFKQQGVIPANTPVYFGGLSAKVSLLYDRFAGLTRRHDHEFKLKEEIKTVPLPRKGKAPLVCSPGNIYVVSSGMMTENTLSNVMAEQVLPHEKNAILFVGYADPDSPAGRLRAAQEGDLVKMRPNGQPVRRNCTVDCFDFSGHATRDALVNYAVKLNPRQVVLVHGDPDAVEWMHDTLSARMPGSTIIAPVPGQRYTFES, from the coding sequence ATGATCAGTTTTACGAATATCAGCGGGGCCGAGGAGATTGGAGCCAATTGCTATTTGCTTGAAATGGACGGCACCCGGATCGTGCTTGACAGCGGGATGCACCCCAAGAGGGAGGGGATGGCGGCCATGCCGGATTTTGATTCCATGGAGCCCAATTCCGTGGAAGCCGTTTTTTTAAGCCATTCCCACCTGGACCACCTGGGAACGCTGCCCGTGCTTCAGGAGAAGCAGCCCGCGGCGGAAGTATTCATGACGCCCGCCGCAGCCGCCCTGTCTGAAGTGATGCTGCACAATTCCGTGAATGTGATGAGCGCCAAGAGGCTGGACCTGGGCATTGTGGAGTATCCCTTTTTCACCCATAACGACCTGGACAGGCTGAGCGACGCCTGGCATGCCAAGTCCTGCAACGAGGTGTTCCGCGTGGGCTTCCGCCAGAACGTGCTGGCCACGTTTTACGATGCCGGCCACATTCTGGGGTCCGCGGGCGTGATGCTGGAAGGAGAGAGCGGCCATACGGTGTTTTATACGGGGGACGTGCAGTTTGAGGACCAGAGCATGATTCCCGGAGCGGATTTCCCGGAATCCGGCGTGGATACGCTGATTATGGAGTGCACGCGCGGCGGCTTCCAGCGCAGCGCCCATTATTCCCGCCCGGAGGAGATGGTGCGGTTCGGGAAGGCGATTGCGGAGACGCTGGAACGCGGCGGCGCCGTGCTGATTCCGGTATTCGCCATCGGCAAGAGCCAGGAGATGCTGTTCAATATCCACCGTTTCAAGCAGCAGGGGGTGATCCCCGCCAATACGCCCGTGTACTTCGGCGGGTTGAGCGCCAAGGTTTCCCTGCTGTACGACCGCTTTGCCGGGCTGACCCGCAGGCACGACCATGAGTTCAAGCTGAAGGAGGAAATAAAGACCGTGCCCCTGCCGCGCAAGGGAAAAGCCCCGCTGGTGTGTTCCCCCGGGAATATTTACGTGGTTTCCAGCGGCATGATGACGGAGAATACGCTCTCCAACGTGATGGCGGAGCAGGTTCTTCCGCATGAGAAAAACGCCATTCTTTTTGTAGGGTATGCGGACCCGGATTCCCCCGCGGGCCGGCTGCGGGCCGCGCAGGAGGGGGATCTGGTGAAGATGCGGCCCAACGGGCAGCCCGTGCGCCGCAACTGTACGGTGGATTGTTTTGACTTTTCCGGGCACGCTACCCGTGACGCCCTTGTCAATTATGCCGTGAAGCTGAATCCCAGGCAGGTGGTTCTGGTGCACGGTGATCCGGATGCCGTGGAGTGGATGCATGATACGCTGTCCGCCAGAATGCCGGGTTCCACCATCATCGCTCCCGTTCCGGGCCAGCGTTATACGTTTGAGTCATGA
- a CDS encoding c-type cytochrome, with protein sequence MNVPAAVSSLFRRRPDEWLPLFWLAAACVLGLVWSLVHASGLVAGVPLPWPAGRLMFSFYGALVYGWALPVLFSFMAENGCRRLKPAEWLWHLCVVLGMATIMTGDGSGLLLMPFDWWVCPVFAILAAGKACAAWFRPFPWPVRLLFSSSAGCTAAALLALGYTQALSMNGLLDASSLEGSLSCGLMFAALGAAAFRLNMAKGRGFGILAVWMAAVLAAAPVVGGLGGLRGFPVPWALAEAGAVWSWCAAVPAVLMAVYLWMKSGPETGTWLKAAVSLLALLAVWDVFAGAWPELMQFSLSAWHEAELWILLGAGALMMAGRKGPVRFPAAWWLLGAGVCGVLLAYAVGVVAAVDVQAFPEARRAELMSGWVGMAACVHAVAMALCLAGSLCLWRPADAGNPEMETPVPQRLFFIAAVAAVLLLATAAAVLLHAPAPDSLEVRRPVQDAAGARIYAAEGCALCHTQIIRRSMSGKDWQTAIDRGTDPDFPYRVSEPEDMDAEFNGEGAPQAGVAAVGPDLSNAAEYAAGRLEYEDAVSGGTRRAAQVREWLALHLYNPREPQFKKPWTVCPSMPGMFEERPVEGNAPSLDALPVRMEQGRELVPSGRGERLLNYLASLRRVEPSRKRDRIHSFPGLSHIHPDYAAHPPTVDMERLKRARAAAVMEKGRGVYLSKCAICHGNDGMGDKVTYPPLAGSEWLKEKPDAEIVKIILQGLTGPITVNGKEWNSTMLPPGVTNSRDLANLLTFLRRQFGGVEKAAYTPEQMDAIRREL encoded by the coding sequence ATGAATGTTCCCGCCGCCGTTTCTTCCCTGTTCCGCCGCCGTCCGGACGAGTGGCTGCCCCTGTTCTGGCTGGCGGCGGCCTGCGTGCTGGGGCTGGTGTGGTCCCTGGTCCATGCCTCCGGACTGGTGGCGGGTGTTCCGCTGCCGTGGCCGGCTGGGCGCCTCATGTTCTCCTTTTACGGTGCGCTGGTGTACGGATGGGCCCTCCCCGTCCTGTTTTCTTTCATGGCGGAGAACGGATGCAGGCGGCTGAAACCCGCGGAATGGCTCTGGCACCTCTGCGTTGTGCTGGGGATGGCCACGATTATGACGGGAGACGGAAGCGGCCTGCTCCTGATGCCCTTTGACTGGTGGGTTTGCCCGGTGTTTGCCATCCTTGCCGCCGGCAAGGCGTGCGCTGCGTGGTTCCGGCCGTTCCCGTGGCCCGTGCGGCTGCTGTTCAGTTCCTCCGCGGGATGCACGGCGGCGGCCCTTCTGGCGCTGGGTTATACGCAGGCTTTGTCCATGAACGGCCTGCTGGACGCCTCCTCCCTGGAAGGCAGCCTGTCCTGCGGGCTGATGTTTGCCGCGCTGGGAGCGGCGGCGTTCCGCTTGAACATGGCCAAAGGCCGCGGTTTTGGAATACTGGCCGTCTGGATGGCCGCCGTGCTGGCGGCGGCTCCGGTGGTAGGCGGTCTGGGGGGGCTCCGGGGTTTTCCCGTGCCCTGGGCGCTGGCGGAAGCCGGGGCCGTCTGGTCGTGGTGCGCCGCGGTTCCCGCCGTGCTGATGGCGGTGTATCTTTGGATGAAATCCGGTCCGGAGACCGGGACGTGGCTGAAAGCCGCGGTTTCCCTGCTTGCCTTGCTGGCAGTGTGGGACGTGTTTGCCGGGGCGTGGCCGGAGCTGATGCAGTTTTCCCTGTCCGCGTGGCATGAGGCGGAATTGTGGATCCTGCTGGGAGCCGGAGCGCTGATGATGGCCGGAAGGAAGGGGCCCGTGCGGTTTCCTGCGGCATGGTGGCTGTTGGGCGCCGGCGTTTGCGGCGTGCTTCTGGCTTATGCCGTGGGCGTGGTTGCCGCGGTGGATGTTCAGGCTTTTCCGGAAGCCCGGCGCGCGGAACTGATGAGCGGCTGGGTGGGCATGGCGGCCTGCGTCCATGCCGTTGCCATGGCTCTGTGCCTGGCGGGAAGCCTTTGCCTGTGGCGTCCGGCGGATGCCGGGAACCCGGAAATGGAAACTCCGGTTCCGCAGCGTCTTTTCTTCATTGCCGCCGTTGCGGCTGTTCTGTTGCTGGCTACGGCGGCGGCTGTCCTGCTGCATGCTCCCGCGCCGGACTCACTGGAGGTCAGGCGGCCCGTCCAGGATGCGGCAGGAGCCAGGATTTATGCCGCTGAGGGGTGCGCCCTGTGCCACACCCAGATCATCCGGCGTTCCATGTCCGGGAAGGACTGGCAGACGGCAATCGACCGCGGCACGGACCCGGATTTCCCTTACCGGGTCAGCGAGCCGGAAGACATGGATGCCGAATTCAACGGGGAGGGCGCTCCGCAGGCGGGCGTGGCGGCGGTAGGGCCGGATTTGAGCAATGCGGCGGAATACGCCGCAGGCAGGCTGGAATATGAAGACGCGGTATCCGGCGGCACGCGCCGCGCCGCGCAGGTAAGGGAATGGCTGGCCCTTCATCTTTACAACCCGCGGGAACCGCAGTTTAAAAAGCCCTGGACCGTGTGCCCCTCCATGCCCGGCATGTTTGAAGAACGCCCGGTGGAGGGGAATGCCCCTTCCCTGGATGCCCTGCCTGTCCGGATGGAGCAGGGCCGGGAACTGGTGCCTTCCGGGCGCGGGGAACGGCTGTTGAACTATCTTGCTTCCCTCAGGAGAGTGGAACCCTCCCGGAAACGCGACCGGATTCATTCTTTTCCTGGCCTGTCCCACATTCATCCGGACTATGCCGCCCATCCTCCCACGGTGGACATGGAACGCCTGAAAAGAGCCCGTGCGGCCGCCGTCATGGAAAAAGGAAGGGGCGTGTACCTTTCCAAATGCGCCATTTGCCACGGCAACGACGGCATGGGGGACAAGGTGACCTATCCGCCCCTGGCCGGGTCCGAATGGCTGAAGGAAAAGCCTGATGCGGAAATCGTCAAAATCATCCTCCAGGGGCTGACCGGGCCGATCACGGTGAACGGGAAGGAATGGAATTCCACCATGCTGCCGCCCGGCGTGACGAATTCCCGTGACCTGGCGAACCTGCTCACGTTCCTTCGCCGCCAGTTCGGCGGAGTGGAAAAGGCGGCCTACACGCCGGAACAGATGGACGCCATCCGCCGGGAGCTGTAA
- a CDS encoding YkvA family protein has product MKNKLPIPPNGPRQQFLTRAINYFRSREGEPRLFTKRKLVLLVLTALYAFSPIDLIPDFIPGVGQIDDLTVIAFTFLALFMPPLKKDGSHEDPEP; this is encoded by the coding sequence ATGAAAAACAAGCTTCCCATTCCACCCAACGGGCCCAGGCAGCAATTCCTGACCAGGGCCATCAATTATTTCCGCAGCCGGGAAGGAGAACCGCGCCTTTTCACTAAACGCAAGCTTGTTCTCCTGGTGCTGACGGCTCTTTATGCCTTTTCCCCCATTGACCTGATTCCGGATTTCATTCCCGGAGTAGGCCAGATAGACGACCTGACCGTCATCGCCTTCACATTCCTGGCCCTGTTCATGCCTCCCCTCAAGAAGGACGGTTCCCATGAAGACCCGGAACCCTGA
- a CDS encoding DUF4230 domain-containing protein — translation MSDTPPSSFLHSPAVVVLVKGAVLIGALAMLFWGVRSCITAPVEKPMEVAEKLIEAGREVGLTLINKGFSSDHGGVALIVQKDEKVANLVTVERTFEYEYRYSTTWWWSKKTLILKAAYRAHGGIDLEGPEPLRVIIPAGNKGPITAEGLHGKLVSCEMVEGSLRIVRDDAGIWNRLTSEDAAIAVNQLNESARKHIMESGLIRQAEENFLRRLREEAGQPEEPPGKDRWF, via the coding sequence ATGAGTGATACCCCACCATCCTCCTTCCTGCATTCCCCTGCTGTCGTCGTTCTGGTTAAAGGCGCCGTCCTGATCGGGGCCCTGGCCATGCTGTTCTGGGGCGTGCGGTCCTGCATCACCGCCCCGGTGGAAAAACCGATGGAGGTGGCGGAAAAGTTGATTGAAGCAGGCAGGGAGGTAGGCCTCACCCTGATCAACAAGGGGTTTTCCTCCGACCACGGCGGCGTGGCCCTGATCGTGCAGAAGGACGAGAAGGTAGCCAACCTGGTGACCGTGGAACGGACGTTCGAGTATGAATACCGGTATTCCACCACGTGGTGGTGGAGTAAAAAGACGCTGATCCTGAAAGCGGCCTACCGCGCCCACGGAGGCATTGACCTGGAGGGACCCGAGCCGCTCCGGGTTATCATTCCCGCAGGGAACAAAGGACCCATTACCGCGGAGGGGCTTCACGGAAAGCTGGTTTCCTGCGAGATGGTGGAGGGCTCCCTCAGAATCGTGAGGGATGACGCCGGCATCTGGAACAGGCTGACTTCCGAAGACGCCGCCATTGCCGTCAACCAGTTGAACGAAAGCGCCCGGAAGCACATCATGGAGAGCGGCTTGATACGCCAGGCGGAAGAAAATTTCCTGCGCCGCCTCCGGGAAGAAGCCGGACAGCCGGAAGAACCGCCCGGAAAGGACCGCTGGTTCTGA
- a CDS encoding c-type cytochrome produces the protein MTAIAALVLLGALWFMVRDDGGRNAAPHLFDNMNERPLADAQQVREPFTPAGRKVRLTPPHAVAQSLGTGEAVRERGNDRDSFAAEGSYFSSGRMQGGEEDIMPLELGGVSRSRDVLAEGRTLYLAHCAVCHGADGNGRGSMAAYDTYPQIGSFRDEKYAAYSPGKMFRSIRLGQGNMPAFGNILTAREIWCLVAFVRRLQALPAPPQEERPVTRQGEHRP, from the coding sequence ATGACGGCGATAGCCGCCCTGGTTCTGCTGGGGGCGCTCTGGTTCATGGTGAGGGATGACGGGGGCAGGAATGCCGCGCCCCATTTGTTTGACAATATGAACGAGCGTCCGCTGGCGGACGCCCAGCAGGTGCGGGAGCCCTTCACTCCCGCAGGCCGGAAGGTCCGCCTGACGCCGCCCCATGCCGTCGCGCAATCCCTGGGAACGGGGGAGGCAGTCCGTGAACGGGGGAATGACCGGGATTCCTTTGCCGCGGAGGGCTCCTATTTTTCCTCCGGCCGCATGCAGGGGGGGGAGGAGGATATCATGCCCCTGGAATTGGGCGGGGTTTCCCGCAGCCGTGACGTGCTGGCGGAGGGGCGCACGCTGTATCTGGCGCATTGCGCCGTCTGCCACGGTGCGGATGGAAACGGACGCGGCAGCATGGCCGCTTATGACACCTACCCTCAGATAGGCTCCTTCCGGGATGAAAAGTATGCGGCCTATTCTCCCGGAAAAATGTTCAGGAGCATTCGGCTGGGGCAGGGGAACATGCCCGCTTTCGGAAACATTCTCACGGCCCGGGAAATCTGGTGCCTGGTGGCGTTCGTCCGCCGGCTTCAGGCGCTCCCGGCGCCCCCGCAGGAAGAGCGACCCGTTACTAGACAGGGGGAACACCGTCCATGA
- a CDS encoding quinol:electron acceptor oxidoreductase subunit ActD — protein sequence MKKRVTSGWVLSFSSEEALLQAVRTLVKEEGVFWEVCAPYPCAAVRFANRHAGRAVGAGVRLWAAAGGVCGFLAVALWLYWTQFCADPLMTQGRVQGWDNWPAYVPPLFEGTLLGAGLLTAAGFLKGAVLPRWNDWAFECDFFRTDEHGDGYFILLEGGREDRAAALAAALHPDASEYIHEEGGRS from the coding sequence ATGAAGAAGCGCGTCACTTCCGGCTGGGTGCTTTCCTTTTCTTCGGAAGAAGCGCTCCTTCAGGCCGTCCGGACGCTGGTGAAGGAGGAGGGCGTCTTCTGGGAGGTCTGTGCGCCTTATCCCTGCGCCGCCGTCCGGTTTGCCAACCGTCATGCCGGGAGGGCCGTAGGCGCAGGCGTGCGGCTGTGGGCCGCGGCTGGCGGAGTGTGCGGATTCCTGGCCGTGGCCCTGTGGCTTTACTGGACGCAGTTCTGTGCGGATCCTCTCATGACCCAGGGCAGGGTGCAGGGCTGGGACAACTGGCCCGCGTACGTTCCCCCCCTGTTTGAAGGGACCTTGCTCGGGGCCGGACTTCTGACTGCCGCCGGGTTCCTGAAAGGGGCCGTTCTCCCCCGGTGGAACGACTGGGCGTTCGAGTGTGATTTCTTCAGGACGGATGAACACGGGGACGGTTATTTCATTCTGCTGGAAGGCGGCCGTGAAGATCGTGCCGCCGCTCTTGCTGCGGCACTGCATCCGGACGCGAGCGAATACATCCATGAGGAAGGGGGCCGTTCATGA
- a CDS encoding VOC family protein, which produces MNRMNIVCLGVRDMKKALQFYRDGLGFKTDETGDHPDVVFFSTPGTKLELYPLDLLAKDINGENPPPIGAGFGGITLAYNAKTKEEVVEVIELARNAGARIVKEPQDVFWGGFHGYFADPDGYYWEVAWGPNDEFDDRDMLVL; this is translated from the coding sequence ATGAACAGAATGAACATCGTCTGCCTTGGAGTCAGGGACATGAAGAAGGCGCTGCAATTTTACCGTGACGGACTCGGTTTTAAAACGGATGAGACGGGCGACCATCCGGACGTCGTCTTTTTCAGCACTCCCGGCACCAAACTGGAGCTGTATCCGCTGGATTTGCTGGCAAAGGACATCAACGGAGAGAATCCTCCGCCCATCGGCGCCGGGTTCGGAGGAATTACGCTTGCCTATAATGCAAAAACGAAGGAGGAGGTAGTTGAAGTCATTGAACTGGCGCGGAACGCGGGAGCCAGGATCGTCAAGGAACCCCAGGATGTTTTCTGGGGCGGCTTCCATGGCTATTTTGCGGACCCGGACGGCTATTACTGGGAAGTTGCCTGGGGACCGAACGATGAATTTGACGACCGGGACATGCTCGTCCTGTAA